The sequence CTCCCCTGATAATGGCCCAGTTGATCGGAGCTGCTCCTCTGTATGCGGGCAGAAGAGAGGCGTGAAGGTTGAATGCACCAAGTCGGGCAATCGAAAAGACTGCCGGAGGTAAAATGCGGAAAGCTGCGACGACGATCACATCTGGCCGACTTGCCAAAACGACGGATGCAAATTCTGCAGATGAAGGATCGTCGGTTTCATAAACCGGAAGACCGAGTTCCAGCGCAGATTGTTTTACCGGAGTCGGTTCAGGGAGAGCGTTTTTTTTTCTGCGTGGTTTATCCCGTCCGGTGACGACAAGGACTATTTCAAAATCATGATTCTCGGATGCAATCCGCTGCAGTGAGGGAACGGCAAAATCAGGAGTTCCCATAAAAACAATTCTCATGAACGGTAAAGGATAATAATGATGGTCTGAAACTTCAAGCGACAACAAACAGTAATTACGCCTTATTGACTTTAACAGGTAAAACGACAGGATATGACGCGATAAACCGCCCTGATGCCAGTGCATCCAGCTCTTTCTGAACTTTCCTCCTCTCTTTTTTCTGAAGCCTGTCAACAAAAAGACGTCCATCAAGGTGATCGATTTCATGCTGGAGCACTCTGGCAAGCAGCCCTGAAAACTCGGCGTTTTGCCCTTCGAAATGTTCATCCCTGTAATTCAGACTGATCGAAGACGGACGCACAACATCACCCTGCAGACCAGGCAGGCTGAGGCAACCCTCCTCCATCGACCGGTACCCTTTAACTGCTACGATTTCAGGGTTAATCACCACCATCGGCTTTACATTTGCATACTCCCTCATACAGGATATATCGAGTACAAGCAAACGCAGCGAACGGCCAACCTGGGGAGCGGCAAGTCCGATTCCCGGAGCGCTGTACATGGTTTCAAACATATTGCCCAGCAGCTCTTCAACCTCTTTGTCAACTCCCTCCAACGGAAGCGCCTGCTGACGAAGAACATCGTCACTGTATATATTGATCGGCACTATCATAATCTGTGATAAAGAAATATTGGGATGGGCCTGTCAATGAAACGTCTCATATCAGAAAAAAAGAACGGCCCTGTTATCAAGTACAAGCAACACGCTCTCCTCGAACCTTCGGAAAAAACAAAAAGTTGCCGCAGACCCGGTTCAGCCGATTTGTCATCCTCCCGATAAGCGCGTGCTGACATTCAATACAAAATTTGTAAATTTATTCAAAAAGTACACCTTGCTTTTTGCCGGTGCCATTCCATAATTCCCGTCACGCCTGAAACGGAGAAAGTTGGAAGTTTATTAAAATAATTGCTACATGGTCAAAATTCAATGACACGACAACCATCGCAGAACAGAAAGGAAAATAACGAGAAACTCGTGCAAGCCGAAGAACTCTTCAAAGCGTATATGAAAGAGAACGCCATGCGCTGCACAACGGAACGTATTATCGTCCTCCGGGAAATCTACAAGGCCGGCAGTCATCTCGATGCAGATGAAATATTTGTCAGGCTGAAAAGAAAAGGATTGAGCATATCGCGGGCAACCGTTTACCATACGCTCGATCTGCTCTTTAAATGCCATCTGGTTACAAAAATAGACCTCGGACACAAACATACCCATTACGAAAAAGCGCACGGAGTAGCCAATCACCTGCATATTATCTGCGAACAATGCGGAAAAGTGGTTGAGGTAACCAGCAACGAACTGGCGACGCTGCTTGAAAAGCTTTGCGAAGCGAACGGCTTCGCACTTGGGAGTTTCAGCCTTCAGGTTTTTGGCAAATGCATTGACGACGGCAAAGAGTGCGGGAGAGAAAATCATCAGACTGAATAGAAACTGCAGCCAACTACTGCGGCTCCTTCCGGTTGCGACGAAGCGAAATTCGCTTGAACGACACTCTTTTCAGCATGGATTCTACCTGGGAACGCAACGGAACCATAGAGAACTGAATGCCTCCCGACAATCTGCTCTCGGAAAACGCAATGGATTCATCCGCCCCTCCGCTCTGAACAGGATAGATTAAAATAAAACTGTTCCTTCCGAAATACTTGCCGAGATATGCCGGAATCTTTGCCATACGTGAATGCCAGGAGCGATAATTCCGTCGGCTCATCACCACAACGATATTATCATCACTGCGAACCTCCTTGGCAAGACCCGAAAATTCGTCAAGAGTTCTGAATATTTTGTACTCCGCATTGGGAAAACTTGCCGAATGGTACTCTTTAAGGTAACCCAAAGTCTGCTTCGAAGCATAGAAAATCAGTTTTGAAGAACTGTTATTAACCATGTTCGAAAGTCGATCTTTCCAGAAGATGAAACCCTCTTCACTCTCCGCCCCCTCCGGAATAACCGCTATGGTACGCTTGATGGTTGCAAGCGGCTGAACCGGCTTGTAGATGAAAATCGTGCCATTACAGGTAGCCAGAAGCATTTCCGATAAACCTCCAAGAAACGAATCGGCAAGGCTGCTCTTGTGATGAAGACCCAGAATAATATCAGTCACCCGCTGCTCCCTGGCTACTCCGGCAATACCGTTGGCTACACTGGTATCATACCGAAACACCCCGGTCAGATCGTTATCGGTTGAAGCGGCAGTAATAACAGCTTTTTCAAGAAGTTTTTCCGCATGCTTTTCAACTGCCCCGCCAGGGCTCGTACTATCTGCAACATGCAGGGCAAAAAGCCCGTCACGATTTTTCGGTGATTTAATGGTTATCCCGAGATTGACAAGTTCATCGACCGTTTTCATATCGTTCATGGGAATCAGAATTCTTTCGGGAGCCGCATGAACGTCCGGAGACGAAGCCTCATCGGCAAGTTCGGCGAACGCGATATTCTGCGCGCCCTTCTCCCCAACAATCGAAGCCAGTGTACAGGTAACAAGAATAAACAGAATCGTCCCGTTCAGCACGCTTTTATCAAGCAGCCTTACCGGATCGCCATCGAGCGTATAGCCGGTTATGCTGTTGTAACCGATCAGAACCGTTGCAAGGGCTACGGCGGCATGCGCGCTGATAAGGCCAAAAATCAACCGTCGCTGATCAACGGAAAAGCCATAAATTTTCTGGGTGATCCAAGCAGAAAAATATTTCGCTACGGTGGCGGCAACCGTTATGACCAAAGCCACCTTGATCGTTTCGGCATCCTTGAAAAATGCCCGAAAATCGATCAGCATACCAACACCGATAAGAAAAAAAGGAATAAAAATCGCATCTCCGGCAAACCGGATCCTGTTCATGAGGGCTGAGGTGTGCGGTATAAGCCGGTTGAGGGAGAGTCCGCCGAGAAAAGCTCCGATAATGGCCTCAACTCCTGCAACTTCTGCAAGAAACGCGGCAAAAAAAACCATGCCCAGAACAAACAGATATTGCAGGACGCTGTCGTCAAAGCGCTTGAAAAACCATCTGGCAATAAAGGGAAACAGCAGCAGCACAATAAGGCTGAATATGGTTATTCCGATAAACAGCCGTATCCAGAACGCACTTGTCAATTCGCCGCTTGAGCTTCCGGCAACAACAGCAAGCACAAGAAGAGCAAGAGTGTCGGTAATCATGGTCCCGCCGACGGCGATATTAACCGCTTTATCCTTTGCAATCCCGAGGCGGCTGACGACAGGATAGACGATCAGGGTGTGAGAAGCGAAAATACTACCGATAAGCACCGAAGAGAGCAATGAAAAACCAAGCACATACAACGCCACAAAAAAACCAAGCAATTGTGAAATAAGAAAGGTGTAGAGACCGAACAGGATGCTCTTGCCGCTGTTTTTCTTGAAATCGGCTACATCGATCTCAAGACCGGCAAGAAACATGATGTAAAGCAGGCCTACCGTACCAAAAAGAATAATGCTGCTGTCGCGAAGCATCAGGTTCAAGCCGTGAGGACCAGCTACCGCTCCGGCAATGATAAGGCTGATAAGGCTCGGTATTCTCAGGCGTTTGAGAAAAAACGGGACAAAAAGAATAATGAAAAGAATAAGCGAAAACTGCAGAACCGGATTCTTCAGAGGCAGTGTAATCTCCGTTAGGCCGTTTAAAAACATAGCTTCAGCGCTCTGGAGGTTATGTGGTTGTCATGTTTGAGTAAAGGTACTGAACGCCCTTTTTCGGCAGTACGCTCCACTTCATATATTTATGACAAGATAGGTATATCTTGGTCTCAAGAAAAACCGGAATCCCTGAACGGAGTTTTTGGATGCTTGATTTTCATATGAGTAATGGCTTTTCGACAGCTTTTTTCAATAAATTAAGGTTCACTGCCGACATGGCTGACAGGTTGATTCCTGATCGTCCCGCTGACCGGAATGCCATGCTGATAGGCAAGGCATAAAGGATTTTTTCCCGATTTTCGTTATTATCGGCACAGAAGCGCCGGATATTACCTGACAGGAACCCTTCACTGCATCTACTGAATGAACCATCTTTACAGCAACGTAGTCATCAAAGTCGGCACCAACGTCATCACCGATAAAGAGGGCCGTCTTGACCTTGATATTCTGGAAAAACTGACAGCCCAGATAGCGGCATTGCACAATCAGGGCGTCCAGGTCATTCTGGTCTCTTCAGGAGCCGTTGGAGCCGGACGTTCCATTGTCAATCTGACGGATAATCTGTCGCCGGTAGCAACGCGCCAGGTGCTGGCCGCAACCGGGCAAATCAAGCTGATCAATACCTATACCGATTTTTTTGCAGCTCATGGTCTTGTAACTGCTCAGATTCTCGTCACCAAAGGAGATTTCCGTGACCGGCTGCACTACCTCAATATGAGAACCTGTTTTGAATCCCTTTTACAGCAGAAAATCATTCCTGTAGTCAATGAAAACGATGCCGTATCGGTCACGGAACTGATGTTTACCGATAATGACGAACTTTCGGGGCTGATTGCTTCGATGATGCATGTGGATGGCTATATCATTCTCTCCCATGTTGACGGGCTTTTCGATTTCAAAACAGGAAAAGGTGAAATCATCAGGGAAATTCGAGCCTCGACAAAGCACTTTCATCAGTATATCAATCCGGGAAAATCAGAGTTCGGCAGGGGCGGCATGCTGACAAAATGCCATATTGCCCAGAAGCTGTCGCGTCTCGGCATAACCGTCCATATCGCAAACGGTAAAACGCCCGGCATTCTGCTCTCGATTCTCAATGGAGAACATCCCGGAACGACCTTCCTCCCTGAAAAAAAATCGATCTCCGGGCCGAAACTCTGGATAGCACATACCGAAGGCATGGAAAAAGGAGCCGTCGTCATCAATGAAGGCGCCAGACTCGCCCTGACTTGCAGTGAAACGGCCAACAGCCTTCTGCCTGTAGGCGTTGAATCGGTTGAAGGAACCTTCATGAAAGGAGATATCATAAAAATCTGTTCAACGGATGGAGTAGTGGTCGGATACGGCATGGCTGGCTACAGTGCCGAAAAAATCCGTACACTGAAGGGACAGAAAGGACAGAAACCGTTGATCCATTACGACTATCTCTATATTATTCAGTAATTCATTTATCGCACTCTTCAGTTGTTAACGAAAAACATATGCAGGAGACCATCAGAAATACATTCAAGTCCGTTCGCCAGGCAAGCCGTGAACTGGTGATGATCGGGGAGCAGGCCATCAACTCGATACTCATCGACCTCGCCGAAACGATACCGGACTGTTCCTCTTCGATACTTGAAGCCAATCGCAGAGACCTCGATCGAATGGATCCCGCCGATCCCATGTTTGACCGGTTGCTTCTGAATGAAAAGCGCCTTGAAATCATAGCCGCAGATATCCGCAACGTCGCGACACTCCCCTCGCCTCTTGATATCGTGTTAGAACAACGGAGACTCCCGAACGGTCTTGAGCTGAAAAAAATTACCGTACCGATCGGAGTAATCGGAATTATCTACGAAGCGCGGCCGAATGTAACCTTCGACGTATTTGCACTCTGTCTGAAGTCCGGCAATGCAACCGTTCTCAAAGGAGGCAGCGATGCACATGAATCCAACACGGCAATTGTCGAATGCATCAAAACCGTTCTCCGGCGCAATGGCATCAACGATAATACCCTCTCCCTGCTGCCTTCTGAACGGGAAGCTGCTGGAATCATGCTGAATGCCGTCGATTCTATCGACATGATCATTCCCAGAGGGAGTCAGAAACTGATCGATTTTGTTCGCCAGAACGCTAAAGTCCCGGTTATTGAAACCGGTGCCGGCATCGTGCATACCTACATCGATAAAAATGCAGACACCGGCATTGCCGCAAAAGTTATCTTCAATGCCAAAACCCGAAGACCGAGCGTCTGTAATGCACTTGACACCCTGCTGGTTCATGCCGCAAAGCTTGACGACCTGCCTCAAATCACAGCTCCCCTTCAGGAGAAAAAAGTCGTTATTTATGCCGATGAAGCTGCCTATGCAAAGCTGCAGGGCTCCTATCCGGAATCGCTTCTTGAAAGAGCCCGGCCTGAACATTTCGGCACTGAATTTCTCTCACTGAAACTCTCCGTAAAAACAGTTTCATCCATCGAGGAAGCTCTCGACCATATTGCAGAATACAGCTCTCGACACAGCGAAGCAATTATCACCAATGATCCCGAAGCGAAAGCAGAGTTCCTCAAACGCGTCGATGCCGCGGTGGTCTATGCCAACACCTCTACAGCCTTTACTGACGGAGCGCAGTTCGGGCTTGGCGCAGAGATCGGCATAAGCACACAGAAACTGCATGCGAGAGGTCCTATGGCTCTCAAAGAGCTGACCAGTTACAAGTGGATCATTGAGGGCGATGGACAAACAAGATCCGTATAATCCATGCTGCTTGACGCAAAAAACATCAGAAAATCCTACACCCTTCCCGGACAGGCCCCGATTCCGATTCTCAAGGGAATCAATCTTTCCGTAAAGCCAGGCGAAATGCTCACGGTAATCGGTGCATCCGGAAGCGGAAAAACAACGCTGCTCAATCTGCTCGGAACTCTCGATACTCCGGACAGCGGAGAATTGCTGTTTGAAGACACCTCCCTGTTCACTAACGGCAGATATCTCTTTTCCCAGAAAGAACTGGCTGCGTTCCGCAACAAAAAAATTGGATTCGTCTTTCAGTTTCATCATCTGCTCTCTGACTTTTCCGCAGTCGAAAATGTAGCTCTGCCGGAATTCATCGCCACAGGAAAGTTGCCGGCGGCAAAAAAGCGTGCCGAATCGCTTCTCTCGGAACTGGGGCTGAAAAACCGCTTTGATCACCTGCCATCGGAGCTCTCGGGCGGTGAACAGCAACGCGTTGCCATTGCAAGATCGATTATGAACAACCCAAGACTGATTCTTGCCGACGAACCGAGCGGAAATCTCGACAGCAGGAACAGCCGCATGCTCTATGAACTGATGGCCGATCTCTGCAGGGAACGTCAGACATCGTTTATCATTGTCACCCATAACGAGGAATATGCCGCCATGGCAGACCGGTGCCTGCACATGCAGGATGGCCTGCTGCATGAATGCATGGACAGCTCCGAACTATTTTCATGAATCGCAAGACTCCATGCTCCCAATGTCCTCTCAAGAACAACGTCGTCTCGGCCCGGTACAATTATCACCGAACATCCTGCCCCGCCACGGACTGACATTTCTCTTTTCGGCGTTTTTTTCCATAGGCCTTGTCACCTTCGTTTCAATCGGACAGGCCTATATTCTCAATGAAAACCTGAAAATACCCGTATCGGAACAGGGCACAATAAGCGGCAACCTTGTTTTCTGGACGGAAATCGTCACCCTTCTCTTTTTTGTTCCAGCCGGCGTCCTGATGGACCGGATCGGACGCAAACAGGTTTTTAGCGCCGGCTTCCTCCTGCTTGCCCTTGCCTACGCACTCTACCCTACTGCGTCTTCGATCGGAGAACTCACCCTTTTCCGTATAATTTATGCGCTTGGAATCGTTGCGGTTACCGGAGCCCTCTCCACCATCATGGTTGACTATCCTGCCGAGCGGTCGCGCGGCAAGCTTATTGCCATTACCGGGTTTCTCAATGGCCTCGGTATCGTCGTCCTTAACCAGTTCTTCGGAGCACTGCCCCAGAGGCTGACCGCCGGAGGCATGAGCGGAACTGATGCCGGACTCTATACCCATTTCGGAATAGCCGGCATCGCACTGATCTCGGCAGTTGTGGTCAGTGTCGGTCTGAAAAGCGGAACCCCGGTAAAAAAAGAGGAGCGCCCGCCCCTGAAAAAACTGCTCACCAGCGGTA comes from Chlorobium limicola DSM 245 and encodes:
- the def gene encoding peptide deformylase, which encodes MIVPINIYSDDVLRQQALPLEGVDKEVEELLGNMFETMYSAPGIGLAAPQVGRSLRLLVLDISCMREYANVKPMVVINPEIVAVKGYRSMEEGCLSLPGLQGDVVRPSSISLNYRDEHFEGQNAEFSGLLARVLQHEIDHLDGRLFVDRLQKKERRKVQKELDALASGRFIASYPVVLPVKVNKA
- a CDS encoding Fur family transcriptional regulator; protein product: MTRQPSQNRKENNEKLVQAEELFKAYMKENAMRCTTERIIVLREIYKAGSHLDADEIFVRLKRKGLSISRATVYHTLDLLFKCHLVTKIDLGHKHTHYEKAHGVANHLHIICEQCGKVVEVTSNELATLLEKLCEANGFALGSFSLQVFGKCIDDGKECGRENHQTE
- a CDS encoding cation:proton antiporter, producing the protein MFLNGLTEITLPLKNPVLQFSLILFIILFVPFFLKRLRIPSLISLIIAGAVAGPHGLNLMLRDSSIILFGTVGLLYIMFLAGLEIDVADFKKNSGKSILFGLYTFLISQLLGFFVALYVLGFSLLSSVLIGSIFASHTLIVYPVVSRLGIAKDKAVNIAVGGTMITDTLALLVLAVVAGSSSGELTSAFWIRLFIGITIFSLIVLLLFPFIARWFFKRFDDSVLQYLFVLGMVFFAAFLAEVAGVEAIIGAFLGGLSLNRLIPHTSALMNRIRFAGDAIFIPFFLIGVGMLIDFRAFFKDAETIKVALVITVAATVAKYFSAWITQKIYGFSVDQRRLIFGLISAHAAVALATVLIGYNSITGYTLDGDPVRLLDKSVLNGTILFILVTCTLASIVGEKGAQNIAFAELADEASSPDVHAAPERILIPMNDMKTVDELVNLGITIKSPKNRDGLFALHVADSTSPGGAVEKHAEKLLEKAVITAASTDNDLTGVFRYDTSVANGIAGVAREQRVTDIILGLHHKSSLADSFLGGLSEMLLATCNGTIFIYKPVQPLATIKRTIAVIPEGAESEEGFIFWKDRLSNMVNNSSSKLIFYASKQTLGYLKEYHSASFPNAEYKIFRTLDEFSGLAKEVRSDDNIVVVMSRRNYRSWHSRMAKIPAYLGKYFGRNSFILIYPVQSGGADESIAFSESRLSGGIQFSMVPLRSQVESMLKRVSFKRISLRRNRKEPQ
- the proB gene encoding glutamate 5-kinase, whose amino-acid sequence is MNHLYSNVVIKVGTNVITDKEGRLDLDILEKLTAQIAALHNQGVQVILVSSGAVGAGRSIVNLTDNLSPVATRQVLAATGQIKLINTYTDFFAAHGLVTAQILVTKGDFRDRLHYLNMRTCFESLLQQKIIPVVNENDAVSVTELMFTDNDELSGLIASMMHVDGYIILSHVDGLFDFKTGKGEIIREIRASTKHFHQYINPGKSEFGRGGMLTKCHIAQKLSRLGITVHIANGKTPGILLSILNGEHPGTTFLPEKKSISGPKLWIAHTEGMEKGAVVINEGARLALTCSETANSLLPVGVESVEGTFMKGDIIKICSTDGVVVGYGMAGYSAEKIRTLKGQKGQKPLIHYDYLYIIQ
- a CDS encoding glutamate-5-semialdehyde dehydrogenase is translated as MQETIRNTFKSVRQASRELVMIGEQAINSILIDLAETIPDCSSSILEANRRDLDRMDPADPMFDRLLLNEKRLEIIAADIRNVATLPSPLDIVLEQRRLPNGLELKKITVPIGVIGIIYEARPNVTFDVFALCLKSGNATVLKGGSDAHESNTAIVECIKTVLRRNGINDNTLSLLPSEREAAGIMLNAVDSIDMIIPRGSQKLIDFVRQNAKVPVIETGAGIVHTYIDKNADTGIAAKVIFNAKTRRPSVCNALDTLLVHAAKLDDLPQITAPLQEKKVVIYADEAAYAKLQGSYPESLLERARPEHFGTEFLSLKLSVKTVSSIEEALDHIAEYSSRHSEAIITNDPEAKAEFLKRVDAAVVYANTSTAFTDGAQFGLGAEIGISTQKLHARGPMALKELTSYKWIIEGDGQTRSV
- a CDS encoding ABC transporter ATP-binding protein, which gives rise to MLLDAKNIRKSYTLPGQAPIPILKGINLSVKPGEMLTVIGASGSGKTTLLNLLGTLDTPDSGELLFEDTSLFTNGRYLFSQKELAAFRNKKIGFVFQFHHLLSDFSAVENVALPEFIATGKLPAAKKRAESLLSELGLKNRFDHLPSELSGGEQQRVAIARSIMNNPRLILADEPSGNLDSRNSRMLYELMADLCRERQTSFIIVTHNEEYAAMADRCLHMQDGLLHECMDSSELFS
- a CDS encoding MFS transporter; translation: MSSQEQRRLGPVQLSPNILPRHGLTFLFSAFFSIGLVTFVSIGQAYILNENLKIPVSEQGTISGNLVFWTEIVTLLFFVPAGVLMDRIGRKQVFSAGFLLLALAYALYPTASSIGELTLFRIIYALGIVAVTGALSTIMVDYPAERSRGKLIAITGFLNGLGIVVLNQFFGALPQRLTAGGMSGTDAGLYTHFGIAGIALISAVVVSVGLKSGTPVKKEERPPLKKLLTSGISYMKNPRILLSYGAAFVARGDQSIIGTFLPLWGTTAGIAMGMDPAEAVKKGTLIFIISQAAALLWAPVIGPVIDRMNRVSALVLCMFLASAGYLSLGFVGNPHEPFSLFFFMLLGIGQISSFLGAQSLIGQEAPKAERGSVIGMFNISGAIGILIITSTGGRLFDGMSPKAPFLVVGAINLLVMLAGILVRIHAPGKAAGGEE